Below is a window of Rhodopseudomonas sp. P2A-2r DNA.
GGTGGCGCTGGACGGCGTTGACCTCGACGTGCCGCGCGGCATCGTGCAGGCCATCATCGGCCCGAACGGCTCCGGCAAGACCACGCTTCTCAACGCGCTGTCCGGCGCCTCCCATGCCGATGCCGGCTCGGTCCGCATCGCTGGCGAAGAGATCTTCCGCCTCAAGCCGCACCGCATCGCGCGCATCGGCCTGGCGCGTACGTTCCAGAACATCCGCATCTTCACCAACCTGACCGTGCTGGAGAACGTCATGGTCGCGGCTGCCTGCAAGGCACCGGCGTCACTGTTCAACATCATGACGTCGAATGCACGCCACAAGGCCAACGAGGCCGGCATCGAACAGGCCGCACGCGACGCGCTGGAGACGGTCGGCCTCGCCGGCCGCGCCCGCGACCGCGCCGCGCAATTGCCCTATGCCCAGCAGCGACTGCTGGAGATCGCGCGCGCGCTGGCCACGCAGCCCGCCGTGCTGCTGCTCGACGAGCCTGCTGCCGGCATGAACATGACCGAGAGCATGACACTGCTCGCGACCATCGCAAAGCTCAAGGACCGCGGCATCACGGTGGTGCTGGTCGAGCACAATGTGCGGCTGGTGATGGGCATCAGCGACCGTGTCGCGGTGCTGGACTTCGGCAGGAAGATCGCCGAGGGCGCTCCCGCCGAGGTGCAGCGCAATCCGCTGGTGATCGAGGCCTATCTCGGCAGGCGGCACCGTCATGCTTAAGGTCGACAACCTCCACGTCTCCTACGGCCATATCGAGGTGCTGAAGGGCATCTCCTTCAGCGTCGAGATGGGCGAGATCGTCGCTTTGATCGGCGGCAACGGCGCCGGCAAGACCACCACGCTGAGCACCATCTCCGGCCTGCTCCGCCCTACCGCCGGCAGCATCGTTTGGAAGGGCGAGGCCATTCACGGCACCGCGGTGGAAACCATCGTCGGCGCCGGGCTGGCGCACTGCCCGGAAGGACGGCGGATCTTTCCCGGACTCACCGTGCGCGAGAACCTGATCACCGGCACCGCGTCGCGGCGCTACAGGAAGGCCGAGGTCGAGGACGACCTTGCGCTGGTGTTCGAGCTGTTTCCGCGCCTCAAGGAGCGCCTCAAGCAGGGTGGCTGGTCGCTGTCCGGCGGCGAGCAACAGATGCTGGCCATCGGCCGCGCGCTGATGAGCCGACCGAGCCTGCTGATGCTCGACGAGCCGTCGCTGGGACTGGCGCCCATCGTCATCGAGCAGGTGTTCGACAAGATCCTCGAGCTCAACAAGCGCACCGGTCTCGGCGTGCTGCTGGTGGAGCAGAATTCGGCGATGGCGCTGGAGATCGCCAGCCGCGCTTTCGTGCTGGAGACCGGCAGCATCACACTATCCGGGCCGGCTTCGGTCCTGGCCGACGATCCACGGATTCGGGAAGCGTATCTCGGGGGCTAGGCTTGGTTCGCTGATCTGGCAGGATGGCGTTACTTCCCTCTCCCCGTCCGGCGAAGCAAGCTTCGCCAGGCGGCGAGAGGTGAAGTTGCTACTTCACATCCTTGAGCAGCAGCATGTTGGCGGCAAGCTCCTTGGCGACAAGCGTATCCATCGCCGCGGGCTCGATCGGATAGGGTTCGACGCCGAGCTTCTTCAGGCTGGCCTGCATCGCGGGCTCCGCCAGCACCTTGACGCCGGCGGCGTGGATCTTGTCGACGATGTCGCGCGGCGTTTTCGACGGCGCGAAGACGCCGATCCAGACCGTGCTGGCGCCGTCCGGCAGGCCGGCCTCGGCCATCGACGGCACCTCGGGCAATTCCGTCGCGCGCACGGCGGTCGAGACCACCAGCGCCCGCACCTGGCCTTCGCGGATCAGCGGCAGCGCGGTGGCCAGCGGGCAGAAATAGAAGTCGATGCGGCCGCCGAGGATGTCGGTGATCACGTCGGGCCCGCCGCGATACGGCACATGGGTGGCCTCGAAGCCGCCGGCGCGGCGGAATTTTTCGGCACTGATATGAACGGCGCTGCCGACGCCGACCGAGCCAAAATTGATCGCCGACCCCTTGGCCTTTGCGGCGGTCAGGAAATCCGCCACCGACCGCCACGGACGGTCCATCGGCACGATCATCACATTGGCGTTGGCGCCGATCATCAGCACCGACGACAGGTCCTTTGCGACGTCATAGGGTAGATTGGGGAAGATCGCTGGCCCGATCGCCAGCGCCGAGGAATGCCCGAGAATGGTGTAGCCATCGGGGTCCGCCTTGGCGACCGCCGCCGTGCCCAGCGTGCCGCCTGCCCCGACGCGATTTTCCACCACGATGGTCTGGCCGAGTTCAGGGCCCAGCCGCTCGAACACGATGCGCGGCACCACGTCGGTGGCGCTGCCGGCACCGAACGGGATGATCGCCTTGATCAGCCGCGAGGGGTAGCTGTCGGCATGCACCGAGACCGGGGCCAGCAGGATGGCGGCCAAACTCGACCACCGCAGAAACTTGTTCATGACGCGCTCCATTCGCACCATCCGACGGGATGGTGGGCCAATCGGCCGAAGGCGCAAGCTTTGCAAGATTCGGACCGCGCCGTCATTCCGGCGCGAGGGCGTAGCCCGAGCGAGCCCGGAACGACAGCTAGCCCTTCAGCTTCACCAGCGCATCGCGGACGTTGATGTCGAGGCCGGCGCCGCCGGCGTCGAGATGGGCCATGATCGCCTTGCGCATGCGCGGATCCCAGAACTTCTTGATGTGCTCGGCGATGCCCGGCACGGCCTTGTCCTGGCCCTGGCTGTTGAAGAAGGTCCCGATCTGGTTGGCCATATAGATCAGACGTTCAGGCGACGAAGGTGATTGCATGATCCGTTTCCTGCGTCACGGCGTCGAAGGCGACGCGGTGCGAATGGGTGAAGACTTCGAAGCCGTCGCCGCGGGTAATCGCCGCCAGCGTGATGCCGGCGGCGGCGGCCATGCGTACCGCCAGCGCGGTGGGCGCCGACACGGCCACCAGCAGCGGCGCGCCCAGCGCCGCGGCCTTCTGCACCATCTCCACCGACACCCGGCTGGTCAGCAGCACCATGCCGTCGGCGGCGTCGATGCGATCGCGCACGAGCGCCCCGGCGAGCTTGTCGAGCGCGTTGTGGCGGCCGACGTCCTCGCGCAAGGCGACGATGCCGCGCGCCGGCGTCCAGAATGCCGCCGCATGGGCGGCGCGGGTCTCGGTGTTGATCTTCTGCAAGGCAGGCACCGCCTGCATCGCCGCCACGATCTGCTGCGGCGAGAAGCGGCGGCCGGCGCCGACGATCGCTGCCGGCCTGACCGCCTCGGCGATGGAGTCGATGCCGCATAGCCCGCAGCCGGTCGGGCCGGCCATCCGCCTTCGCCGCGCGCTGATGCCGTCCGCGGTGGCGGCGTCCAGCCACATCCGCAGTTCGATGCCGTCGTCGAATTCAACGGCCTCGAACGACTGGATCTCGGCGGCCGAAGCAACCACGCCCTCACTGAGGCTGAAGCCGATGGCAAAGTCGTGGAGGTCCTGCGGCGTCCCCATCATCACGGCATAGGTGCCGCCATTGTAGGTGATCGCCAGCGCGGTCTCTTCCGGCACCGCACGCACGCCTTCACTGGCGCCGTCGCGGCGCCAGATCGTGCGTGTGACCGAGCGTACCGGGTCGTGCATGTCTACTCCGCGGCTTCCACGGCCGGCACCGCGATGCGTCGCGACTGACGGGCCTGCTCGTCATATTCCTTCTGCCATTCCGAAGGTCCGTTCGACGGCGAGATCTGCACCGCCGTGACCTTGTATTCCGGGCAGTTGGTGGCCCAGTCCGAGAACTCGGTGGTGATCACATTGGCCTGCGTGGTCGGGTGATGGAACGTGGTATAAACCACGCCGGGCGCGACGCGCTCGGTGATCAACGCGCGCAAGGTGGTCTCGCCGGCGCGGCTCTGCAGTTTGCACCAGTCGCCGTCCCGGATGCCGCGCATCTCCGCATCGTGCGGATGCATCTCCAGCCGGTCCTCCTCATGCCAGACCACATTTTCGGTGCGCCGCGTCTGCGCGCCGACATTGTACTGGCTGAGAATGCGGCCGGTGGTGAGCAGCAGCGGGAAGCGCGGCCCGGTCTTCTCGTCGGTGGCGACGTATTCGGTGCGCATGAACTTGCCCTTGCCGCGCACGAAGCCGTCGATATGCATGACCGGCGTGCCCAGCGGCATCTTCTCGTTGCAGGGCCACTGCACCGAGCCGAGCTCGTCGAGCTTGGCATAGGACACGCCGCTAAAGGTCGGCGTCAGCGCCGCGATCTCGTCCATGATCTCCGAAGGATGATTGTAGTGCATCTCGTAGCCCAGCGCCCTGGCGAAGCCGAGGGTGACTTCCCAGTCTTCCAGGCCGTTCTTCGGCGACATCACCTTGCGCACGCGCTGGATGCGGCGTTCGGCATTTGTGAAGGTGCCGTTCTTTTCCAGGAAGGTCGAGCCCGGGAAGAATACATGGGCGTAGTTGGCGGTCTCGTTGAGAAAGAGATCATGGACGATGACACATTCCATCGCCGACAGCGCCGATACCACATGCTTGGTGTTGGGATCGGACTGCAGGATGTCCTCGCCCTGCACGTAGAGGCCCATGAAGGTGCCTTCGACGGCGGCATCGAACATGTTGGGAATGCGCAGGCCCGGGTCGGGATTGAGCTTGACGTTCCACAGCGACTCGAAGGTCTCGCGCACCGCATCGCCGGAGATGTGGCGATAGCCCGGCAGCTCGTGCGGGAACGAGCCCATGTCGCAGGAGCCCTGCACGTTGTTCTGGCCGCGCAGCGGGTTCACGCCGACGCCGGGACGGCCGATATTGCCGGTGGCCATTGCGAGATTGGCGATGGCGATCACCGTGGTCGAGCCCTGGCTGTGCTCAGTGACCCCGAGCCCGTAATAGATCGCGCCATTGCCACCGGTGGCGAACAGCCTGGCCGCTTCGCGCAATTCCCGGGGATCGACGCCGGTCATGATGGCGGTGGCTTCGGGCGAGTGGTTGGGCTGCGCGACAAACGACGCCCAGTCCTCGAACTCGCTCCAGTCGCAGCGTTCGCGCACGAAGGCCTCGTCTGCGAGGCCTTCGGTGACGATGACATGGGCGATGGCAGTGAGCACGGCGACATTGGTGCCGGGCATCAGCGGCAGATGGTGCTGCGCCTCGATATGCGCCGAGCGGACAATGTCGGTGCGGCGCGGATCGACGACAATCAGTTTTGCGCCGGCGCGCAGCCGCTTCTTCAGCCGCGAGGCGAATACCGGATGGCCGTCGGTGGGATTGGCGCCGATGATCATCACCACATCGGTCTGTTCGACGGAATCAAAATCCTGGGTGCCGGCCGAGGTGCCGAAAGTCGACGACAGGCCGTAGCCGGTCGGCGAATGGCAGACGCGGGCGCAGGTGTCGACATTGTTGTTGCCGAAGCCGGCGCGGATCAGCTTCTGCACCACGAAGACCTCTTCATTGGTGCAGCGCGACGAGGTGATGCCGCCGATCGAATCGCGGCCGTATTTCGCCTGGATGCCCTTGAATTTTGCGGCGGCAAAGTTGAACGCCTCGTCCCATGATACTTCCTGCCAGGGATCGGTGATCTTCTCGCGGATCATCGGGTTGAGGATGCGTTCCTTGTGGTTGGTGTAGCCCCAGGCAAACCGACCCTTGACGCAGGAATGGCCGCGATTGGCCTTGCCGTCCTTGTACGGCACCATGCGCACCACTTCCTCGCCGCGCATTTCGGCCTTGAAGGTGCAGCCGACACCGCAATAGGCGCAGGTGGTGACGACCGAATGCTCGGGCTGGCCGATGGCAATCACCGACTTCTCAGTCAGCGTCGCGGTCGGGCAGGCCTGCACGCAGGCACCGCACGACACGCATTCGGAGCCGAGAAAACTCTCGCTCATGCCGGGCGACACCCGACTGTCGAAACCGCGGCCGGAAATGGTCAGCGCGAAGGTGCCCTGCACTTCCTCGCAGGCGCGGACGCAACGCGAGCAGACGATGCACTTCGAGGGATCATAGGTGAAGTACGGATTGCTCTCGTCCTTCGCCATCCAGCGGTCGTTCTCGCAATCATGGGGCGAATGATCGGGCGAGTGATTATGTGCCTTGGCGAAGACGTGGTTCTCGCCAGCATCGCCGTAGCGTACGTCGCGCAGGCCCACTGCCCCTGCCATGTCCTGCAGCTCGCAGTCGCCGTTGGCGGCACAGGTCAGGCAGTCCAGCGGGTGGTCGGAGATATACAGCTCCATCACGCCCTTGCGGAGCGTCTTCAGCCGTTCATTCTGGGTGTGGACCACAAGGCCTTCCATGGCCGGCGTGGTGCAGGAGGCCGGCGTACCGGCGCGGCCCTCGATCTCGACCAGACAGAGCCGGCACGAGCCGAACGCATCCACCATGTCGGTGGCGCAGAGCTTTGGAATCTGGGTGCCCGCCTCCATGGCGGCACGCATGATCGAGGTGCCCTCGGGAACGGAGATACTTTTGCCGTCGATCGTCAGTGTGACCATCTTCTCAGCCTTGGAGCGCGGGGTGCCGAAATCGATTTCATGAACGAGCGACATGAGGTGCTCCTATTCTGCTGCTTGCAGGCGGGCCGGCGTCGGCGCGAAGTCGTCCGGAAAGTGCTTCAGCGCGCTCATCACCGGATAGGACGTGAAGCCGCCGAGCGCACAGAGCGAGCCGAATTTCAGGGTATGGCAGAGATCTTCCAGCACGGCGGTGTTCTCGGCCACGCGCTCGCCACGGCGAATCTTGTCGATGGTCTCGACGCCGCGGGTGGAGCCGATGCGGCATGGGGTGCACTTGCCGCAGGACTCGACGGCACAGAACTCCATGGCGAAGCGCGCCTGCTTCGCCATGTCGACGCTGTCGTCGAACACCACGATGCCGCCGTGGCCGATCAACCCGTCGCGCTTGGCAAAGGCCTCGTAGTCGAACGGCGTATCGAACAACTCGCGCGGGAAATAGGCGCCGAGCGGACCGCCGACCTGCACGGCGCGGACCGGACGGCCGCTCAAGGTGCCGCCGCCGACCTCGTCGACCAGTTCGCCAAGCGTGATGCCGAACGCGACCTCGAACAACCCGCCGTTTTTGATATTGCCGGCGAGTTGGATCGGCATGGTGCCGCGCGAGCGGCCCATGCCGAATTCCGCATAGGCCTTGGCACCGTCGTTGAGAATAAAGGGGATTGCCGCGAACGACAGCACGTTGTTGATCACCGTGGGCTTGCCGAACAGGCCCTTGTGCGCCGGTAGCGGCGGCTTGGCACGGACGATGCCGCGGCGGCCCTCGAGACTTTCCAGCAGCGCCGTCTCCTCGCCGCAGACATAGGCGCCGGCACCGACACGGACTTCGAGATCGAAGCTGTGCGCGGAGCCGCAGATATTGGCGCCGAGGAAACCGGCGCGCTCGGCTGCGGCGATCGCGATGTTGGTGGCGGCGATGGCGTGGGGATATTCCGAGCGGATGTAGATGTAGCCCTTGGTGGCGCCCACGGCGATGCCGGCGATGGTCATGCCCTCGATCACCACAAAGGGATCGCCCTCGAACAGCATGCGGTCGGCGAAGGTGCCGCTGTCACCCTCGTCGGCGTTGCAGACGATGAACTTTCGATCGGCGGCGGTGTCCGCCACGGTCTTCCACTTGATGCCGGTGGGGAAGCCGGCACCACCGCGACCGCGCAGGCCGGAGGTGGTGACGTCGGCGATGATCTGCGCCGGTGTCAAGGTCAGCGCGCGCGCCAGGCCCTTGTAGCCGTCATAAGCGCGATATTCGTCGAGCGAGCGCGGGTCGATGACACCGCAGCGCGCGAAGCTTAGGCGGGTCTGCCGCTTCAGCCAGGGGATCTCCTCTGTGACACCAAGACGCAGCGGATGCGCCGCGTCGGCGATCATCGCGTCGAGCACCGCATCGACATCGTCCTCGGCCACCGGGCCAAAGGCGACGCGGCCTTGCGGCGTCGCCATCTCGATCATCGGCTCCAGCCAGTAAAGTCCACGCGAACCGTTGCGCACGATCTCGAGCTCGAGCTTTCGCGCTTCGGCGGCGCGCACGAAAGCGTCAGCCACGTCGTCGGCACCGACAGCAACCGCGCCGGCATCGCGGGGAACAAAGATCTTCATCGCTGCGCCTCCGCGACCAGCGCATCGAGGCGCTTCTCGGTGAGGCGTCCGACCACGCGGCTGTCGAGCATGGCAGATGGCGCGGTGGCGCACAGGCCGAGGCAATAGATCGGCTCCAGCGTGACGCGCTGATCCGCCGTGGTGTTGCCGAGCTTGATGCCCAGGCTGGATTCGGCGCGCGCCGCCAGCGCATCGCCGCCGGCGGCCTGGCAAGCCTCGGCGCGGCACAGCTTCAGCACGTGCTGGCCCGCAGGCTCATGGCGGAAATCGTGATAGAAAGTGAAGACACCGTAGACTTCGGCGCGCGACAGGTTGAGCGCCGACGCGATCATCGGAATCGCCGGCTCCGGCACGTAGCCGAAGACTTCCTGCAATGCATGCAGGATAACCAGCGTGCCGCCCTCCACATGCGAAAGGCCCGCGATGATCTCCGCGCTCCGCGTCTCGTCCCAAGGTTCATAGCGTGAGGTCATTGGCGTGCCCGACGTTGATGTTCAGGCGCCAATGAGAGTTGGAATTAATCCAAAGATCAATAAAGCAGTCTCATGCTGCGATACGGAAACCTGATCGATCAGGAAACGACATCACACGATCGGCAACCGGAATGAACAGCGAGAGCGGAATCGCGGCGTCAAGCTTCCAGCGACGGCGCCACTTCGCGCGCAATCTGCACCAGGGCCGCGATCAACGGCGTCATCGGGTCGCGCTGCGGCACCACGAGTCCGACGCCATAGGTGACGACGGGATCGATAATCGGAATCATCCGCACTGCTCCGGTGAGGCCCAGCGTCTGCGCCAGCTTGGCAGGCATCACACTGGCCCAGCGGCCGGTCTTCACATGGGTGTACAGCACGATGATCGAATTCGAGGTCAACGTCGGCACCGCCTCGGCGCCGACCGATTTTAGCGCGCGATCGATGATCCGGCGGTTCTGCATGTCGGGCGTCAGCAGGCATAGCGGCACCTGGCCGACTTCCTTCCAGGTCACTTCGTCGCGGTCGCCGAACATGCCGTCGGGCGACGTCAGCAAACGGTAGCTCTCCTGATACAGCGGGATCGAGCGAACCTTGCCGAGCGGTTCGTTCTCAATGTAGGTGAGTCCGGCATCGACCTCGAGATTTTCCAGCAGGCCGAGCACGGCCGCCGAGGTGCACGACTGCACGCGAAAGCGCACGTCGGGATAGCGGGCGCGGAACGGCGTGGTGAGCGACTCCACCATGCCGAGCGCGGTCGGGATCGCCGCGATGCGGATCTCGCCGGACAGGCGATCCTTGAGGCCGTTGATTTCCTGGCGCATGGCGCGGGCGTCGCCGACGATGCGCCGCGCCCAGTCGAGCGCCCGTTCGCCCTCCGGGGTAAAGCCCTGGAAACGTGAGCCGCGTTGCACCAGCATGACGCCGAGGAATTCCTCAAGCTGCTTCAGGCTGGTGGACATGGTCGGCTGGGTGACGCCGCAGGCCTCGGCGGCGCGGCCGAAGTGCCGTTCCTTGGCGAGCGCCAGCAACAGTTCGAGCTTGTCGATCAAGGGAGCCTCGGTCCGGGCATGATGTCAGGATCGCGCGATACCGACGATGCCATTCGCCGTTCGCCGGCTGGCAACATAGGGCGCTATGCGACTCCCCTGCAACCGGTCAGCAAGCTGCGCGCAAGCCGATCGGGCCTCATAGGGGTGCAACAAGAGGTGTCGCGAGCCAAGGCGACTGGTCTGGATGAAGCGATCACAGTCGGGCGCGCCAGACAGGCGCGGCCCGGTATCGAAGGGATCAGCCGAGGCGGCTGATCTGCTCCTCGGTCACCACGCGCTCAACGTTTTCCGTCTTGCTCTTGATGCGGTAGCGCGGACGGCCGTCGGCCTCGATGGGCAGGCAGGAGGTGATGGTGTACACGCTTCGCTCCTTGACCATGGCGCGGCCTTGGGGACCCTGAAGCTGGTGGTGAACGTCGTCGTTAATCGCGTAGTTGTGCGCCATTTTTTTGCTCTCCGGTGAGCGGCTTTTAGCCACAACGGCTCGGCAAAGCAACAAATCCCGTGCAATACCGGTCAGATAGCTCGTCAGGCCTGATATGCAGTTAATACAGAAGTGGCCGGCTACCGGGCTCATCGCCTCTACAGCTGTTGCCGATCGGGCTGGCGAAGCGCCAGGCCAGAAACCGAAAAACCTCCGGCAGGGCATTGCCGGAGGTTTCGGAGGTTTACGTATAAAAGTGCGTCGTCTCCCTGAGACATCTGCCGTCAAAGAATTTGCCGGCTGCGCCCATGAAGACTACATGACTTAGAACGATGAGTTCAATAGCTGATTTAATCAGGCTATTCGGAAAATGGTGGAACTCCTCGAAAGTTGATCGCCCGGTGGAACATTAACCACGACTCGCCCTCAGCGGGATGCCCTGGGGCGCGCGGCCACCGCGATGTGATCGGGCGGCAAGCCGGCCCGGGAACGCTCGACCATGGCCAGATAGGCCGTTTCGATGTGCTCCGTGACCCGCGCCGTATCGAACAGCGGGGCGGCAAGCCGATTATCCCGGAGCGTCCCTGCGATCGCCGCCAGACGGGCCGGCTGCGTCGCCAGCTCGATCGCCAGACGCTCATAGTCCGACTGCGACGTGGCGACCAGTTCCGGCAGGCCGATATTGTGCAGCAGGCTGGCCGCCACCCTGCCTGCGAAGGTTTCGCCGCGGCAGGTCAGCAGCGGCAGGCCAGCCCATAGCGCATCGCTGGCCGTGGTGTGGGCATTGTAAGGCAGCGTGTCCAGAAACAGGCCGGCGCAGCGATGCCGGGCGAGATGTTCGTCCGCCGGCATCCGTTCCGCGAAGACGAGACGCCCGGCCTCGACGCCGCGCGCGACGGCTTCGCGACGCAGATTGGCGGCGGCCGCGGCATTGTCCTCGAGCAGCCAGAGCACGCTGCCGGGCACCTGTTTCAGGATGCGCATCCAGCCGTCGAAGGTCGCGGGCGTGATCTTGTAGTTGTTGTTGAAGCAGCAGAACACGAATCCCTCGGCGGGAAGGCCGCACTCCGCCCGGCTGAACGTCCACTCGGCAATCGGTCGCTGCCGGTCGTTGGCCTGATAGCAGTCCGGCAGCCACGCGACCTTCTCGCTGTAGAACTGCCGGTGTTCGGCCGGCAGCACGTGACGATCGGCGATGATGTAATCCATGTAGCGCGCGCCCAGCGTCCCCGGGAAACCGAGATAGTTGACCTGAATGGGCGCTGCCCGCCGCGCGAACACGCGGGTGCGGGCGTCGCCGAAATAGCCGTTCAGATTGACCAGAATGTCGATGCCAGCGGCGCGAATCGCGGCCACCGCTTGCGGGTCGGACAAGGCCGCGATGTCGATACTGCCGTCGACGGCGGCGTCGATGCGCCGGCGCGTCGCACTGCCGTCGTCAAAGCCGTTGTCGATGGCAACGACCTCGAATTGCTGCCTGTCGTGCTGTTCGAGGACGCCGACCAGCAGCAGCGAGGTGGCCTGCTGGCGAAACTCGCCTGACAGGTAGCCGATGCGGATCTTGCCTGCCGTGCGCAGTGCCGGCAGATCCGACTTGTCGAAGCGCGCGGGAAAACGGTTTGCGCTGTAGATTTCGGCGCAGCGTTGCAGACTGCGTTCCGACATGGCGATGCCCTGCCAGGCGAAGGGTTCGACGGACAGGCGCCCCGCCGCGAGATCGCGGTCGATATCGGAAATGAGGCGGTCGGTCCCGGCCCAGTCGCAGGTCAGCATCTTCTGGTGCAGCAGATCGCCCTTCACCAGTGGCATTTGCGGGTCGATCTCAAGCGCGCGGGCATAGGCGCCGGCGGCCTCGGCGGGGCGCCGCAACTTCTGAAGGATAAAACCGCGGCTGAACCAGGCTTCCGCCATCCCCGGCTTCATCGCCAGCGTCCGGTCGCACGCGACCAGCGCGTCGTCATAGCGTTTCAGCCTGGTGAGGGATCGGCTCCGGTTGAAGAAAGTCGCCGGGTCGTTCGGATTGAGCGAAGCGGCCCGGTCGAAGTCGGCAATGGCGGCCTGGGGATCGTTGAGATCGTTCAGCGCCGCGCCGCGCGCGTTCCAGCTGTCGGCACTGCCGGGATTGAGCGCAATCGCCTGGGTGAAGCGCTGCACGGCTTCGTCCGGACGGCCCAGCGCCTTCAGGACCAGGCCGTAGTTGTAGAACGTGGCGTCGGAGGTTGCGCTCAGCTTCAGCGCGGACTGCAGCAGGGGTTCGGCCTCGGCGAACTTCTTCTGCGCCACAAGAACGACGGCGAGCAGGTTCAGCGCCGCCGGATGGCGCGGCTCCTTGCGCAGCAACTGCCTGAAGGATCGTTCGGCCTCGGCGAGCTGGCCCTGCTGGAAAGACGCGATGCCCCGTTTGAAGAGTTCAGCGGCGGATGCCATTCGCTTGCGAGCCCTTTCCCGGTGCAACAGAGCGGCCTTATAGACGCCGGACGGGCCCAGGTCGACAGCCGCGGGGCGCGACACGCAGGCCACGCGCGCAAGCAAAAACCCCCGGCAGTTTCCTGCCGGGGGTCTTTGTTTCAGATCTTGAGCGTCGTGAGACGATCAGGATTAGAAGGAGCGGGAGATCTGAACCCCGCCGTTGTAGATGTTCTGGCCACCGAGACCGTACACGGCATTCGCCGCAGCGCCGCTCACGCCACCGAGGTTGGTGTAGGTTCCGCTGAGGTTCGTGTTCAAACGGCTGTAGACGAACTCAGCCGCAATGGTCAGATCCTTCACCGGGGTCCAGGCGGTACGGGTACCTACCTGAGCCGTCGAGAGCTTCATGTCGCCACCGGTGACATTGAGCGAGCCAAAACCAGTGGTCCCCACGCCAGCTCCCGACAGAGCCGTAATCAGAGCCGCGTTACCGGCAGCACCGTAGGAGATCTGGGTGTAGTTACCAAACACCGACGTACGCCATGCCGGATTCCAGTAGTGCTCGTAGAACGCGCTGACGTCCCAGGAGGTGCTCAGGTCGATACCGGTGCCATTGGTATACACGCCGTCAAGCACGTAACCGAAAGCGAGGGTGCCGGCGCTCGGACCGCTGGCGCGGAGGTATCGCCCTGCGCCCGCGGTATCAAGCGTGCCGCCCCAGACATACTTGGCAGCGCCCTTGGCGTAGGTTGCTTCCATCTTGAAGCTGTCACCGGCGCCGGTGGGCAGGTTCTTCAGCTCGAAGCCGCCGCTGACGGCGTAGCCCCAGGTCGTGGCCGGACGGCCGTTGTCTACGACT
It encodes the following:
- a CDS encoding ABC transporter ATP-binding protein — protein: MTDAPIIAARGVARRFGGLVALDGVDLDVPRGIVQAIIGPNGSGKTTLLNALSGASHADAGSVRIAGEEIFRLKPHRIARIGLARTFQNIRIFTNLTVLENVMVAAACKAPASLFNIMTSNARHKANEAGIEQAARDALETVGLAGRARDRAAQLPYAQQRLLEIARALATQPAVLLLDEPAAGMNMTESMTLLATIAKLKDRGITVVLVEHNVRLVMGISDRVAVLDFGRKIAEGAPAEVQRNPLVIEAYLGRRHRHA
- a CDS encoding ABC transporter ATP-binding protein, with protein sequence MLKVDNLHVSYGHIEVLKGISFSVEMGEIVALIGGNGAGKTTTLSTISGLLRPTAGSIVWKGEAIHGTAVETIVGAGLAHCPEGRRIFPGLTVRENLITGTASRRYRKAEVEDDLALVFELFPRLKERLKQGGWSLSGGEQQMLAIGRALMSRPSLLMLDEPSLGLAPIVIEQVFDKILELNKRTGLGVLLVEQNSAMALEIASRAFVLETGSITLSGPASVLADDPRIREAYLGG
- a CDS encoding Bug family tripartite tricarboxylate transporter substrate binding protein; amino-acid sequence: MNKFLRWSSLAAILLAPVSVHADSYPSRLIKAIIPFGAGSATDVVPRIVFERLGPELGQTIVVENRVGAGGTLGTAAVAKADPDGYTILGHSSALAIGPAIFPNLPYDVAKDLSSVLMIGANANVMIVPMDRPWRSVADFLTAAKAKGSAINFGSVGVGSAVHISAEKFRRAGGFEATHVPYRGGPDVITDILGGRIDFYFCPLATALPLIREGQVRALVVSTAVRATELPEVPSMAEAGLPDGASTVWIGVFAPSKTPRDIVDKIHAAGVKVLAEPAMQASLKKLGVEPYPIEPAAMDTLVAKELAANMLLLKDVK
- a CDS encoding formate dehydrogenase subunit delta — protein: MQSPSSPERLIYMANQIGTFFNSQGQDKAVPGIAEHIKKFWDPRMRKAIMAHLDAGGAGLDINVRDALVKLKG
- the fdhD gene encoding formate dehydrogenase accessory sulfurtransferase FdhD — encoded protein: MHDPVRSVTRTIWRRDGASEGVRAVPEETALAITYNGGTYAVMMGTPQDLHDFAIGFSLSEGVVASAAEIQSFEAVEFDDGIELRMWLDAATADGISARRRRMAGPTGCGLCGIDSIAEAVRPAAIVGAGRRFSPQQIVAAMQAVPALQKINTETRAAHAAAFWTPARGIVALREDVGRHNALDKLAGALVRDRIDAADGMVLLTSRVSVEMVQKAAALGAPLLVAVSAPTALAVRMAAAAGITLAAITRGDGFEVFTHSHRVAFDAVTQETDHAITFVA
- the fdhF gene encoding formate dehydrogenase subunit alpha; the encoded protein is MSLVHEIDFGTPRSKAEKMVTLTIDGKSISVPEGTSIMRAAMEAGTQIPKLCATDMVDAFGSCRLCLVEIEGRAGTPASCTTPAMEGLVVHTQNERLKTLRKGVMELYISDHPLDCLTCAANGDCELQDMAGAVGLRDVRYGDAGENHVFAKAHNHSPDHSPHDCENDRWMAKDESNPYFTYDPSKCIVCSRCVRACEEVQGTFALTISGRGFDSRVSPGMSESFLGSECVSCGACVQACPTATLTEKSVIAIGQPEHSVVTTCAYCGVGCTFKAEMRGEEVVRMVPYKDGKANRGHSCVKGRFAWGYTNHKERILNPMIREKITDPWQEVSWDEAFNFAAAKFKGIQAKYGRDSIGGITSSRCTNEEVFVVQKLIRAGFGNNNVDTCARVCHSPTGYGLSSTFGTSAGTQDFDSVEQTDVVMIIGANPTDGHPVFASRLKKRLRAGAKLIVVDPRRTDIVRSAHIEAQHHLPLMPGTNVAVLTAIAHVIVTEGLADEAFVRERCDWSEFEDWASFVAQPNHSPEATAIMTGVDPRELREAARLFATGGNGAIYYGLGVTEHSQGSTTVIAIANLAMATGNIGRPGVGVNPLRGQNNVQGSCDMGSFPHELPGYRHISGDAVRETFESLWNVKLNPDPGLRIPNMFDAAVEGTFMGLYVQGEDILQSDPNTKHVVSALSAMECVIVHDLFLNETANYAHVFFPGSTFLEKNGTFTNAERRIQRVRKVMSPKNGLEDWEVTLGFARALGYEMHYNHPSEIMDEIAALTPTFSGVSYAKLDELGSVQWPCNEKMPLGTPVMHIDGFVRGKGKFMRTEYVATDEKTGPRFPLLLTTGRILSQYNVGAQTRRTENVVWHEEDRLEMHPHDAEMRGIRDGDWCKLQSRAGETTLRALITERVAPGVVYTTFHHPTTQANVITTEFSDWATNCPEYKVTAVQISPSNGPSEWQKEYDEQARQSRRIAVPAVEAAE